Proteins encoded in a region of the Scyliorhinus canicula chromosome 2, sScyCan1.1, whole genome shotgun sequence genome:
- the LOC119962381 gene encoding uncharacterized protein LOC119962381: MREITGWGSSHCGRFQVGIFALWEIPGRESSQCGKLQDGDVHIAGDYRIGILTLRKLAVDLHITGDSRTWLFTLREITGQGSSHCGLFQDVHLHTAGDYRKGIFTLREIAGRGCSDSGSFQDLDLHTAGDSRTGIFILREIPGRGSSHCGRFQDDVLHTAGDTRMWIFTQWEIAGRGCSDSGSFQDLDLHTAGDSRTGIFTLPEIPDGNLHTAGDSSSGSFTLWEIPGRGSSHCGGFQDVDLHTVGDSRMVEAVVSKDGEKAFDRVESVHLFDVLEWFGFGQGFVDWLRLLYKALKASVLTNGVSSK, encoded by the coding sequence ATGCGGGAGATTACAGGATGGGGATCGTCACATTGCGGGCGATTCCAGGTGGGAATTTTCGCACTGTGGGAGATTCCAGGACGGGAATCGTCACAATGCGGGAAATTACAGGACGGGGATGTTCACATTGCTGGAGATTACAGGATAGGGATCTTAACACTGCGGAAGCTGGCCGTGGACCTTCACATTACAGGAGATTCTAGGACATGGCTCTTCacactgagggagattacagGACAGGGATCTTCACACTGTGGGTTATTCCAGGATGTGcatcttcacactgcgggagattacAGGAAggggatcttcacactgcgggagattgcAGGACGTGGATGTTCAGACTCCGGGAGCTTCCAAGacttggatcttcacactgcaggagattccaggacagGGATCTTCATACTGCGGGAGATACCAGGACGTGGCTCCTCACACTGTGGGAGATTTCAGGACGACgttcttcacactgcgggagataccaggatgtggatcttcacacagTGGGAGATTGCAGGACGTGGATGTTCAGACTCCGGGAGCTTCCAAGacttggatcttcacactgcaggagattccaggacagggatcttcacactgccggagattccgGATGGGaatcttcacactgcgggagattccagctCGGGGAGCTTTACACTGTGGGAAATTCCAGGACGTGGCTCTTCACACTGCGGGGGATTCCAGGACGTCGATCTTCACACTgtgggagattccaggatggtggAAGCGGTGGTGTCTAAGGAtggggagaaagcatttgaccgggtggagtcgGTGCACTTGTTTGatgtactggaatggtttgggtttggacaggggtTTGTAGACTGGCTCAGATTATTGTACAAAGCACTGAAGGCAAGCGTCCTGACAAATGGAGTCAGCTCTAAGTAA